From one Octopus bimaculoides isolate UCB-OBI-ISO-001 chromosome 1, ASM119413v2, whole genome shotgun sequence genomic stretch:
- the LOC106870462 gene encoding uncharacterized protein LOC106870462, with amino-acid sequence MQKSIVFIDYLHTVNGEYFATLLRQLRNDVKTKRSGKLTICVLFHQDNALAHKCLISVAAVRDCDIELIDHPPYSHDLVSYDFQLVANMKKHMAENQYCNYDDVISSVDFFVKLD; translated from the coding sequence ATGCAAAAAAGCATCgtgtttattgattatcttcaCACAGTCAATGGAGAGTACTTTGCTACTttactgaggcagttacgaaacgATGTCAAAACTAAACGCTCAGGAAAACTGACGATAtgtgtcttgtttcatcaggacaatgctctagCACACAAGTGCTTGATTTCAGTAgctgctgtgcgtgactgtgATATTGAACTGATTGATCATCCTCCGTATTCTCATGATTTGGTCTCATATGACTTTCAGCTGGTCGCCAACATGAAAAAGCATATGGCAGAGAACCAGTATTGCAAttatgatgacgtcatatcttcTGTTGACTTTTTTGTGAAACTGGATTAA